CCGTTCGCCCAGCCGTGCCAGGGCCTGGGAGTAAGACGCCCCGGTGAGCTCCCCGGCCTCCAGGGGGCGGCGCAGCCAGTCGGCGGGTGAGGAAAGCTGCCCCAGTTGCGCGCGCAGGAACTCGAAATGCTCGAGATTGCGCGTGAGGAGCTCGGGCGTGGTGGTGCCCCCGTGACAGGGCAGCACCACCCGCGGTTGGAGCGCCTGGAGACGCTCGAGGGAAGCCCGGGTGACCGCGAGCTGGGCCCCACCCCGCACTTGGGGAAAAGGATGCTCCGCCGCGTCGCCCGCCAGGACCGTGCTCAGCTCCGGAATCCAGATCGACACGTGATCGGGGGTGTGGCCCGGTGTGGGCAGGACGTCGAGGGTGAGGTCGCCGCCGTGCAGGGTCAGGCGCTCGGGGAAGGTCAGGTCAGGCGCGACCAGGGTAACGTCGGCGAAGCGGGCGTCTTGGGCCTGCTGCTGCCGCAGGCGGTCCAGGGCAGGGGCGGAGCGCAGGCGATCCCGGGTGGCCTCGCTGCCGATGAGCAGGCCCGGCAGGTCTCCCTCTGGGGCGAAGAGGCGGTTGCCGTACACGTGGTCCCAGTCCGCATGGGTGTTCAGCACCAGGACCGTGCGTCCGGCAACGTCCGGGCGAACCGCCTCAATCACTTGACGCATCAGGGCGGGGGTCGCCATGGTGTCCACGAAGATCAGGAAGCGGGCGGTGACCACGGCGAAGGTATCTACCTCCTCGCCGGCACGGAACCAGCGAATCCGTGGGTCGACCTCCGGGTGACGCAGCTGCTGCACGTGGGTGGGCGGGCGCGGGCTGACCATGGAGAGAGTCTGCCAGGAGAGCGCCCCCGATGTCGCCGGGTGCCTGCCTGGGC
This sequence is a window from Deinococcus humi. Protein-coding genes within it:
- a CDS encoding MBL fold metallo-hydrolase, producing MVSPRPPTHVQQLRHPEVDPRIRWFRAGEEVDTFAVVTARFLIFVDTMATPALMRQVIEAVRPDVAGRTVLVLNTHADWDHVYGNRLFAPEGDLPGLLIGSEATRDRLRSAPALDRLRQQQAQDARFADVTLVAPDLTFPERLTLHGGDLTLDVLPTPGHTPDHVSIWIPELSTVLAGDAAEHPFPQVRGGAQLAVTRASLERLQALQPRVVLPCHGGTTTPELLTRNLEHFEFLRAQLGQLSSPADWLRRPLEAGELTGASYSQALARLGERPGSVPAFYQDFHTDALHATLEDLAGLH